GGCTGTAGGGCCGACCAGTTCGGAAGAGGGTCAGCCGGATAGCGATTCGGACCAGCCCGACGATCGGGTCGGAGGAACGGATGGCAACGCGATCCACGTGAGATCCAGAGGGATTGCTTCCAGTCCATCAGTTCTGGGCGGCCGGTCGCTCGCCGGATGGCCGCGCAACTCGCTGAATGGCCATGTAAACCTCCATCCGCTCGCGGCCCTCTTGGAAGCGTTCTCGCATGAGGTGTGTGTAGATCTCGGCAGTCAGCGTCGGGCTCTTGTGCCCCAGGCGCTGCTGGACCTCGAAGATCGTCAGCCCGGCGTCGAACATGAGCGAGGCGGCCGTGTGTCGCAGTGTCAGCCAGGTGATCCTGCGTCCCTGGGGTCCGGCGCGCTTGACCGCCTTTGCGAGGACGTCACGCGAGAAGGTGCCGCGCAGGATGTGTGTGCCCCGGTTGCTCGTGAAGAGAAAGTCCTCTCTGTCGGCGCCTGCGCAGTACAGCCGCTGGTGCCGGATGAGGCGGTCCATGACCTCCGAGGGCACGGGTACCGTCCGGGAGTCTTCCGTCTTCGACAGGGCCTCGACATAGGTGTGCGAGCCGTTCTGATTGACGACCACGCGCCCCAGCGTGAGCTCCTTGCGCAGCGGGTTCACGTCGCATATGCGAAGGCCTATGGCTTCGTTCCATCTCGGTCCGAGCCAGGCGCCCATGAAGATGAGCGCCTCGTAGCGGCCGTTCGTCCGCAGGGCGGCGTAGCGAGGGTCCGGGTCGACGAGCGCGGCCACCAGGCGGTCGACCTCTTGGGCGGTCAGGACGTCGTCGAAGCTCTTGCGCAGACTTGGAAGCTTGGGGAGGCCGATGTCGATACAAGGATCGTCGATCACGCGATCCTTTACGGCCCGCCGAAGCGGGCCGCGGAGCAGTCCGTAGCACGCGCGCACTGACTGCGGTCCCATGGAGCGCGACAACGCGGCGACCCAGTCGTCGATGTCCGACGGCTTGATGTCGCAGATCGGCCACTGACCCCAGTACGGGATCACGTGCTTGGCTGCGCGTTGGTCGTCAGTGAAGCGCCGGCTCCTGCTGATCTGGCGAGCGGCCGCCCACGGGAGGTAGTAGTCGGCGAAGGCGACCTCTCGCCTCTCGCGCGGGACGTATCGGCCCCGTCGAAGCTCCAGCTCGACCTCGGCCTTGCGATCGAGCGCCGCCTCGGGTGGCGTCCTCGCCGTTCCCCCTTGGAAGCGCTCGGTCCGCTGACGTCCGCTGCGCTCGCGGTAGCGCAGGTCCCAGCCGCCCGCCCGCCGCCGAAGGCTCGCCACATGCCCTCCAAGATGATCTTGACCACACTTTGACCACAGCCGAAGCGATACTGGCCAGTAACCAACAACACCGACCAACACGAATA
This region of Actinomycetes bacterium genomic DNA includes:
- a CDS encoding tyrosine-type recombinase/integrase, which translates into the protein MASLRRRAGGWDLRYRERSGRQRTERFQGGTARTPPEAALDRKAEVELELRRGRYVPRERREVAFADYYLPWAAARQISRSRRFTDDQRAAKHVIPYWGQWPICDIKPSDIDDWVAALSRSMGPQSVRACYGLLRGPLRRAVKDRVIDDPCIDIGLPKLPSLRKSFDDVLTAQEVDRLVAALVDPDPRYAALRTNGRYEALIFMGAWLGPRWNEAIGLRICDVNPLRKELTLGRVVVNQNGSHTYVEALSKTEDSRTVPVPSEVMDRLIRHQRLYCAGADREDFLFTSNRGTHILRGTFSRDVLAKAVKRAGPQGRRITWLTLRHTAASLMFDAGLTIFEVQQRLGHKSPTLTAEIYTHLMRERFQEGRERMEVYMAIQRVARPSGERPAAQN